The DNA window ATTATATGTGTGCGTTGTGTTTGAATGACCCTCGCTGCGTGAGGCATGCCCATGCAGAAGATAAGCAAATGTCAAAATGAACGTGTGTGTGGTCCTTTTATGGTCCACAAACCCATCCTGTGGTGCTCTCtctaacacacagacagatgcaAACTTTACTTTTTGGAATTTAATAGGGTCAGACCTTCACTTCTTGTATGGTTTTGTCTCAAACATTAAACAGAGTAGTGCGTGTCGGTGGTGTGGATTAACATCCTGGTTGGTGACGCGTGCATAACCCAGGCTCTTGTAAAAGTTTGTGTGTGACAGTGCCGCCATATAAGCTCACGCATCGTCCTCTGTCCAGGTCTGGTCTTCTATGACACAACTGGGCCACTGACACCCAACACCCCCTTCCAGCTGACGGTCCCTCGTGTTTAAAAGTCAAGAAGGTGCTGTGGGTTTCTGTAAGTGTACTTATAGTACATGTCAAGGGTTCCAATGAGGCAAATGGGGCTACCTGCATGAGCAGGGCTAGTGACAATATGATATCCATATATGCGACTGACAGACAGGGATATCTTTTGTATGtaaaaactagagatggcacgataccacttttttatgtccgataccgatatcataaatttggatatctgccgataccgatatgaatccgatatagtgttttttaatcaacaaaactgttttttaaatatcttgctgcattttgtataagttcatactcaagtttaaaacaacaactacactaaagctattctgttatacctgtatgcaaaaaaaaatatttcatagttcagcaatactgatcaatctaataaacttaaacctacaccattctccctattctggtattttaaagagtacttagcgtaaatattaagcaacctaactaatagggttccaactcccagcaacaaaaataaataaataaaaaatagggaaccacccctcacgctccacctcatgatgcttaatcgacgtaatcaaccttaatttgatgcagtgtgaaaaaaaatgcacagaaatcaattatttttcaagaaatattaaatagattcaacatctttcttcaacaaaattgcagactgcacagatggtaccttcccaaaggaaaaagtactatagcttactagggtatatatattagacttaatagttactatatacagtaatggacttctattcattttacatcaaattaaaactttgggtgtcagataattatttattaaaagctcgacattttaaatgagaataagaaagaaaagtatgtctttgtgcccccttttcctgttaatgccctatcggcccccctggctaaactttgctagatccgccccagcacagttaccagcgtcagctatgtagaaaaagatcctggagtagaaagtaatattaaatacattctaacaacagctgatcaagcttaaacgtgctgctgctgttcagccgctggtttcctctttctggtgcaaagtgggccaaaaacaaagaagagacaCGGACTCACGACGgtctcgcacacaagaatttcactcgcatgtgctgtgccagtgtgcctgcacatgtgatgtgacaataaaagtgatttgatttgattttgatttgaaaagccgatcagctgatcgttaagcagtttcatgattgaagtagcagcaagaagaggcagtcgctccatatatcgtttgttaagcttaacacaggaatgctttacaaacattcagagatggacttacacacttgctttacttctctcgggataactttgtcggagatgaaatgccgggttgctagcgaagctccaaatgctatccagaccaccgacaggtcccgcatgccacagccgctctatcacgtgatgcatactgctccgacgtgctaacgttctgaggcgagttacggcgtgttgcaagttttgtgaggtgctttcgtgatatttaatggatcggattacattttttatttttctccgatatccgatccagtaatttaggtcagtatcggaccgataccgatacgtaatatcggatcggtccatctctagtaaaaACTACCAAGCCTGATCTCCTAAAATTTCATGAAAATTTCAGAAAATTTTCTGAACTGAGCAATTTCTGTCATGTCAGGCCTGCTTCCAGAACAAAATGACTGGGTCTCTATCAGAATTTAGTGACTAGCTGACTAGTGACATGCTATTCTATGTACACTACCAGTTAAAAGGTTAGACACgcctttttatttaatgttttttctttattttcatgactatttacGGTGTAGATGCTCACTCCcggcatcaaaactatgaatgaacacatatggatttattacaaaacaaaaaaaagtgtgaagTAACTCAAAGCATCTTTTATATTTTTGATTCTTCAaaatagccaccctttgctttgattgCTGCTTTGTACGCTCTTGGCATTCTTttaatgagcttcatgaggtagtcgcctgaaatggttttccaacagtctttaAGGAGTCCCCAACACTTGttggcccttttgccttcactctgaggtccatctcatcccaaaccatctcgactgggtttaggtcagatgactgtggaggccaggccatctgttgcagcactccatcactctccttttTGGTCAAATAGCCCTTGGGGTCGTggtcctgttgaaaaataagTGGTGGTCCAACTAAACGTAAACCGGATAGGATGGCATGTCACTGCAGGATGCTATGGTAGACATGTCAAAttcaattttgaataaatccccaacagtgtcaccagcaaagcacccccaaaCCATCATACCTGCTCCTTCAAGCTTCAGggtgggaaccatgcatgtagagaccatccgTTCACCTTTTCTGCATCACACAAAGACAAGGCACGTGGAACCAtagatctcaaatttggactcatcggaccaaagcacagatttccacttgtctaatgtccattccttgAGTTTCTTGTCCCAAACAAATCTTTACTACTTCTTGCTTTTCCTtagtggtttcttagcagctgtTTGACCATAAGGGCTTGATTCGCGCcgtctcctctgaacagttgatgtagagatTGTGTCTCCTACTGGAACTGGTCCTCTTTTCCTGGGGCAGTCCTCATGTGAGCCAGTTTCATCGTAGCACTTGATGATTTTGGTGACTGCACATTTaaagttttagcaattttccagactgactgaccttcagttctttaCTTAGttgattggttcttgccataatattGCTATAATCTGACGGTTGTCAAATAAGGCTGTAAACTGTGTAATAAGGCAAGAAATTCCACCaatgaaccctgacaaggcacacctgtgaagtgaaaaccatttcaggtgactacatcatgaagctcatttAGAGAagggtttgcagcgctgtcaacaaagcaaagggtggcaaCTCTGGCagatctaaaatataaaacatatttgcagttatttacttttctttgctacataatcCCATATATCTTGATCtatatatttgatgtcttcagtatgtatctacaatgcagaaagtagtaaaaataaagaaaaacaattaaatgagaaggtgacccatatacatacatacatacatacatacatacacatatatatatatatatatatatatatatatatatatatatatatatatatatatatatatatatatatatatatatacacatatgtatatatatatatatatatatatatatatatatatatacatacatatatatatacatacatatatatatacatacatatatatatacatacatatatatatatacatacatatatatatatacatacatatatatatatacatacatatatatatacatatatatatatatacatacatatatatatatatatatatatatatatatatatatatattattctaATCATCATCAAAATCACATCTTTATTGATTAACACCGAGTCATTAAGGGTACAGGGATTTCCAAGATTCAAGATCTTCAAGATTTCTTTTAAttctaaataataaaaaaaacataaaacaattcTTAATGCTAATCGTTCTCTTGCTAAAAAGTCTAGCACAATTGTCTAGGCGACATTCAAGAAGTACCTCAAACCAGCAGTTAGGCAACATCTGTGACTGATTAAAACTGAAATGCAAGGTTATTGGTCTCGGTGGAGAATGTGTCGCTGAGTGGGCTTCTAGTTTTTAATATGTTTCTAAATTTACAAGGCAAGTCAAATGTCTGAATCGTCACATATCGCAAAATTCCAAATAGTGCAGAAACAAAAGATGCTGTTCATGCATTCCTAAATCAATATAGGAACTATACAGAATAAAATtagcaataaataaattaataaaaatatgatctaaCCCAAGAAATATCAGgtcaaagtaaaaacacaacaaaacatgaCACTAGGAGAAAAGTCAGCACTAACTAACTAAATCAGATAACTCATCTtagtgtgagaagacttttcatTGACCAATATTTCATGTTAATGGGATTTcaactattttcttttctttggcatTCATCGAAACTCtattaacaaaaacagaagcCACCATCAGAGCGACATGCTGCTAAGAGGATTCTGAAGTGAAATCAGCAAAGATGTTGGTAGAAATATAACTTTCAGAGGAAAAAAGTTCAGTTATTTTAGATAATGCTTCAAAATAACAGTTCCAGTAATCGTTCACGATGGCCCTCGCAGGATTAAACCCGAGGTCATAGATGACTTTGGCTGAGGTGACAGCACATCAACTTGCTTTAAATATGGGAAATAACTGTTTTCTATTTTGTAACAAATCATAAAACTtgatcatttttcatttcataaatTTGCAGTTAAAGCTTTAGCAAAGGTTAGCTGGGGCTATCTCATCAGCTAGCTTGGATTCCGTTTTGCTTTAGCTTTAGTTTGACCAAAATATGCAGCCCTGTCAGACAATTCTGCTGACATCCTGGTCTATTCAGAGCATAGATAAAATGGTTTAAAGGTAGCTAACATTGAATTTAGCCTGACTGCTGCACACATTTAGGGCTGTCTGATGAGGTGTAGGCGAGATGTACGAGGTGGTGGGAGCAGAGAGGTGCTATACATAGACTGAGATGGTCTGggagtaaaaacaaacaaggttCTCTTTCACTCACTCCTTTCACTAGGAGAGTTATGAGTCTGGGCCCTTCGATGGGGGCAGTTTGAGGCGTGCAACAGGTGCGAAGCTCCCTGCTGCTGGCTCCCTATGTCACCTGATTGGGACTAACACAGCGTCAGAGCCTGTGTAGTTGTCGGCACTCGTGCGATTAGCCCGGGATGTGCGCGTGGATTAGCGCTCATGGCTGATGTTTGTTGCTGGCCAGGCGCAGAGATGTGAGTGGCAACAATCCTCTTGATCTGACGCTGATACCAGATCAGCGGGAGATGAGGTTTCCCTGTAGCGCTCAGCTCATGTTATCGCTGCTGTGGAAACCATCCAGGGATGATGAAAAGGAGACACGCCGAGGAGATCGGGCCAAATTAAACTGAAGCGCAGCGGCCCTATTTATACTGAGCTACAATTTGATAAAGGCTTACACAGCTTGATAGAGTCGCTTAATCCATTTAGACCACGAACAAATGAGGCTGAAGGAGAAATTAAAGAAGTCACTTTGTCATGACTGACAACAAACTATTAAAAGCCAAAGGGTGTCGAGTGCAGAGAGAACATTTTTAATTACGGTAAGACTAAGTGCTGTTATGAAATCAATccttataaaaacaaacaaaagaggtTGTCATAACTTTCAGATTTGAGGCCTCTATTCATAGTTTTCATAGAGTCCTGGAAGGCTCCCACATGTGTGCAAAACTCAATAGGCAAAATAAGTGCAGTATTGAACCATTTGACCAGGTTcaataaatgtaacattttacatTCTACTTATGTAACAAAATTACATGGGAACTTGGACTTGACTTGGACACATGCAGGCTGAAATGAGACACTGCAAAATGTGATCTGTGTCTGATGGGTGTTATGGCAGTTGCACCAATTTCCACAAACACACGAAAATCCTTGAAACAGAGCGAGGAGGAGAGAAATCCCTCAGACAGACCCAGAACCCCTGGGACAAAAGACAGAGCCCACTGGCAGAGTCCTCCCAGAGAGGAAAAGAATATCCAGACATGATGGAAGCGATGTTTCAGTCATTAGTTAATGGTAAAAGTGTTATTGGTCATCACAGTTGTGTCTTTAACAGGCTGATTACCTATTGACTACATTCAGACATTCAAATAATAAATTCAGCCctgtattaaatgttaaatgaatgttaaatgtttgctttattAAATCTGTGTCCTTCAAGTATGAACTATGAAAACGTCTAATTATAATAATCCTTTTGTGTAAACTCTCAAGTCCAGATGAGAACAATCAATAACTATTTAAGAGGAATTAGTAAACTAAGTcaccaaaacaaatcaaaaacagaaaaacattgttGCTGTACAAACACATTTTGTGGTCTTGAAAATGTATTCAGACTACTGATGATGCATTCGCCTCATAAATTATGCCTCAGAGTctacataagctgcctttataaATTAAAGGTTTTGGCATATGCAGTGCTGCGTTGGATAAATATCAAATTTTGCATACAACCACACTGAGCTACTGGCTAACATCAACTTAACTTAATATCAATCTACATGTTGCTAGTTTTAAGGGAGAGCTATTCTGGTTAGGTTAGCATAAATCCATGCCAAAAACCCAtttccaatttcatttttaatattgCAATATTAACAATCTGAGTTGCTGTAGATGAGGACAAACTGGTGTGATCTGCACTTGTGTTAGCATTTCCTTGGGTGAGGAAAATGTTAGCATGCACTGACAGCCTTTATGCTTTGCTAGCAGTTGTAAACACACTGTGTGGCTCATTTGTGCACTCTTTAGTAGCACTAAACCTTGTGGAATCAATAACtgacagaaagaggaagaagttcTTGTTTTGCCTTCAAAGTGAAAACTCTTTCTGACAACACTGCTAAAGTTAGCAGGTTTAAAATGGACATCTGCGTGGCCGGTAAACTTACGTATGCAGGGCTGTAAAGGAGACTTCCCCTGTTCATATCCTGGGGCACAGCGGTTACACCTGAGGCCGGTCACACCTCGTCGACACAGGCACTGACCAGACGTCTGGTTACACCAGCCACCCACTGCCCCCACAGGATGGCACTGACACGCTGGGAAAGAAATGAACAGATTAGAAGCTGAATAAGCACGTTTTTTGGTAGGTACTCACATGAGCTTTAAATCCAACACTGACATATTCTCACCTTACAGTACAGGCTTATTAGCCTGTATTTTAAAGCTCTGTACTGTTTTTGCCTCAGTTTTCTTGTCCACCAACAAGCAGGTTGTAAACCAAAATAACAAGCTAAAAGATGCTAAAATGGTGAGCAGAGCCAGTTGAAATAATCTATATTCTGGATAGGTTTAAGATATGTTAAAAATAACATAACAAAGGAAAGACATGACAACAGGACTTATAAATGCATCCATCAGTGACAGGACCTGGTTTAATCCTGAATGACAAGCATGTGTCCTCAAGCGTGTCACTGAGCATTACAGAAGGCCTATACTAACGCCAGGTGGGCGTCTGTTTCCTGATGGGTAAACAAAGACAAATTCCTCAGTGGAGATATTAACAAAATTGCACACCATTGCAGGGAATCATTATCACTCTGGTGTTTCTTTTAGGTAAGTTTTTTTTAGTGAAGATGAACCTTCTTAAGTAGATATTAGCAGTGTTGCCTGTTACACGGTATAATGATTACTGCCTGGATTTGCCATAGTTTACATTGCAAAGCTTTTTATTTACCAGTGCTTTCAAAGGATAAGGGCCAatgagagaagacagatgggGAGAGGAAGCCTCTCCTCAGCAGCTCTGTTCACACTCGAACAATGTTTATACAAATCCTTACAATAAGTCCAAACAACCTGCCTGGAGAAAATGAGTAATTGTCTCACCGCTGGCCTCTGAATGGTTACTAAGTGAAATGTAGCAGCAATAAATCAGGACTAAAAGCGTATAAATTTGCAGGATACTCTTGTTTCATGCCTTAAAAGTGATAAAATATTGAGcgtgtttaatattttttattatccCTGAATGTGTGTGAAACTCACAAGGCCTGTTAATTCTGGATATACAGCAAAGTATTAGAGCAGAGGACAAGCTTGCACACAGCTAAGCTAGGGTGTCACAGTCACTTAGGACATGACACCGGTCAAAGGTCACCGGGGGTCATTGCAGATGCCACAGGTGGTAATAATGTGGATGCATGAGGCAGCTCGGTGTggtttgtgtgtgcttttgtatATTGCTAACAGGAATAGCTGTCCTCTGTCACAATGTAACCACCCCATTAACACTTTTGTACACTTGTACAGAGGCAGAGCGGACCACGTAAGCTCAAATAGCAACACACATTCTGACAGTCGGGCATAAACACGATCACACTCTGATTTACTTTTCATCTTTCAGCGAATGTACAGTCAATCAAAGGTATGGGTCACGCACTCGCTCTACCCTCCATCTTGTGTCCCCCACCACATatacactaaacacacacacatccagtcACTGACGTTGGCAGGCTTTGCGGTGGCTGAGCGGCTTTTTGTGGTTGCGGGTGTATCCATTCTGGCAGTACTGGCAGTGGCGTCCGGCCGTGTGGTGGCGACACTTCTGACACACGCCTCCACTGCGCCGGCCCGACTGCTGAAACACCTCCATGCTGAAGCGGCATTTGTTGGAGTGGCCGTTACACTCACAGGCTGGACATAggcaaagcaaaataaatactGGTGAACACCAACGAAGAAAAGAGTTTCAGGGCTGGAGAAAGTATTAACAATGGGTTATTCAAATCCAGCAGTTTGGCTTTAATATGGTATCCAGAAAGTACCAAATAAGGGAAATTTTGGCTTAAGCCAGATTTATGACTTTCAGTTTGATTGCAAATATGTTGACACAAAGCCCTCTTACACTTAGCTCTCTTCCAGAGTGcgtcttttgttctttttttatagCAAGAATAACTTTCACATCAACTGTATGGGGGGGAATCTTTTAAAGCGCCCTCATTTATATTGTATTAATGTTTGAAGTCATGTATAATTAATGGTGTGTTGCCTTGAGTAAcagtcactgaactggacctctgcaACATGTTTGTAGGCTGCTGAGTATCGGTCAGGATCTGATGTGCAAAGGTTTTTATGTTAATGCTGAAAACAGATGTCTGGCTTGTGCTGTTTGAGCGACATTAAGTTGCTGGATGAGTTATAGCCTCTATAAACCTGTACTTGAAATTGAGATTCAATCATGCTGTCTTTACTATATGCACAGTTTTTGACAGTTGCAATATGTTTTCTAGTGATTTCATTGATTTCTTTCATAAGACCAAAGGTGTGCTTATGTTAGCATTTTCAAAGGCAGTGTGATGCAGGACTCACCAACACAGGGGTTTGGGTTAGTGGGCGTAGCTCGATGCCATGGTCTGTCAAAGTAGAAGTCCTCACACACATCACAGTCTGGCCCTGCTGTGTGATGCTTGCATACACACACTGCACGACCCGTGTCGTCGCGGCGACACCTGGAAGCGTGTCCGTTACATTTACACCTGCCCCCGACCTGCAGGTCCGAGAGGGCAAAAGGAGCTCGGCCGGGGGGCTTAAAAGCAGAAGGTTGGGCCGCCTGCAGATTCCTCGGCCTTGTATTGTGATTGTTGTTCCTCCGTTTCCTCAGCTCCTGCCCTTTGTTGTTTCTGCTCCGCCCCTCAACTGTCCAATTGCAATCTCCATTGGGGCAAGGCAGCCAATGATTGTTTTCCTTCTTGCGGCCACGCCCTCTGCCTTTCCCGCCCTTTTTAGGAGAAGTGAGAGTGTCCATGCTGAAACTGTCCCCCCCTTCCTTGCTGGTGACGTTGTGCCCGTCTTCATCTTGACCTGAGCTTTTATAATGGCCCTTCCTGACTTGCTTATCTATTCTAACCCCTTTGTTCCTCACCCTTGTCTCTGAGTTTTTTGTCTCCCTGTCAAAAAATGCCAGtgtattttctgtgtttaactTGTCCACCTGATCTCCAGTCTGATCCTTGAAGTCCGTTCTCCATCTCACAACACCAGCCTCTCTGATGTCGTGTCCACGGTCAAGCCATCTTTCTTCTTCCGTCTTATCCATGTGGCCTATCTTCACCTCACTGGACACCTTATGGAAGACCACGCGAATGTCGGTGGCTGTCACCCAGTCCTGGAGAGTGGGGCTATAGTCAAAATCAGGAGAGGATGGCCGTCCATCCAGAGTGGAGAAGGCCAACACCATGCCTCCTCGCTGCTTCTGTAGAGGGCGTGGGTCTGAGCAGAGGGGCTCTGTTTCTTGATGTCTCGTTTGGGCCACTGTTTGTGAAGGTAGCTTGAAGTTCCTGAGGCAGTCGCTGGAGTAGTGCTGCATTGGCCTCCAGGTGCGCCCAAAGTCCATCGACTTGAGGATGGAAATGGAGATGGGGTCCAATGGCTCCCTTTGGTGACAGAACTGAAAACTTATGTATGTGATCTCAAAGCGGCGGCCCAGCGGTAGGGTAAGGACCCAGTCTCCTGTGTCAGTACCTGCATCGGCCATCCAACATGTGAGGTTGTGGGGATTGTTGAGGTCGGTTAAGGTGGTGATGTGGCTGTTATAGTCATTTCCTTGTAGCGAGTGGTTCACGTTGACTGGAACCCCGTAGGCAGCATTGATAAACTCTGACAGGCAGTGTCGCGGACGGCCAACTGTGTGGTAGCAGGGGTCATTAGGTGAATTCCAGCTCAACGGCGGTTGGGGAAGGGAAGAGGAAATGAGGGaaagacagaggaagaggagtagaaggaaaacaggacaaaaaGAGGTGGAGGGAGGAGGGGAAAAGGGTTGGAACATCATGTCATCCAGCCTGTGAGaggaaaaaatcattttttaaagaggaaaacCACAGGAGCGTGAtcagaaaagaacaaaagactAACTGATTGATTTATATGATACGCATTTGAAGCCGAAGAAGGAAATCTAAGAAGGACCACCTGTCCCCTTATTGAAAACACACCATACCAACTGATTGCATCACTGCAAGTTCACCTTATTGGCTTTCAGTAGTTGCCAGTAAAGACTTCATCCTGTAAAAATGTAATCTCCCATCTTCCCAGTAGTGTCAGCCACCGGTTTGAACCCTTGAACTTGAGAACTTATAAGAACTTATCCATCTTAAAACGCTCCTTAACCCCAAAACGAGTGGATGAATGCGGGTGAAGAAGGGCGCGCACCCAGCAGGTCTGtctgaaataacaaaaaacatgcCCGACAGCTGGGGCTAAAACCTGAGCTGGACCACATCCATCATATTTATTGCTCCCTTTCCAAATATCTTTACCGTTGGTCATTGCTGCAGCCACCGCAGCGAGGGCCCCGACCATGAGCAGTGTAGTAGTGTCGTGGTGTAGGAAAGAGGGCACGGAgaaacagagagggaggaagaggactTGGAGATTAGCATTTGGGATGGTAGAAATGATTTATGGAATGAAATGTGTGTTCGACTTGAGCCCCTACTCGGATACTTCCGTTGAAGAGACAAACCCTGACTTGTGTAGGTCTGCAGTGCAAACAAATCCGCTTCCCGTTTCGTGTAATTGGTGAtgagtgtaatttatttttctgtcatgATTTGATACTAGAATTCGTCCGCTTTGGCATCCGGACAAAATGGACAATGCACCTACTTTCTCTGGGCCCAGTGATTTATCGTTTTTTCGCTGCTCACACAAAGCCCAGAAGCACATTTCCCAATGAGCACTACGTAAGTTTCTCCATTGCAGGGTGAGTTCAGCACCTTTCTCCTTTCGCTTTTGGGAAAtgatttcttttcttcattAAATGGGCTGTCATCTTCTCATTTATATCCGCCATCCTTCGGCGGTTTCAAACAACTTTTCCTCCACTCTCCCGTCTCCCTGCCCATC is part of the Maylandia zebra isolate NMK-2024a linkage group LG3, Mzebra_GT3a, whole genome shotgun sequence genome and encodes:
- the ntn5 gene encoding netrin-1, which translates into the protein MMFQPFSPPPSTSFCPVFLLLLFLCLSLISSSLPQPPLSWNSPNDPCYHTVGRPRHCLSEFINAAYGVPVNVNHSLQGNDYNSHITTLTDLNNPHNLTCWMADAGTDTGDWVLTLPLGRRFEITYISFQFCHQREPLDPISISILKSMDFGRTWRPMQHYSSDCLRNFKLPSQTVAQTRHQETEPLCSDPRPLQKQRGGMVLAFSTLDGRPSSPDFDYSPTLQDWVTATDIRVVFHKVSSEVKIGHMDKTEEERWLDRGHDIREAGVVRWRTDFKDQTGDQVDKLNTENTLAFFDRETKNSETRVRNKGVRIDKQVRKGHYKSSGQDEDGHNVTSKEGGDSFSMDTLTSPKKGGKGRGRGRKKENNHWLPCPNGDCNWTVEGRSRNNKGQELRKRRNNNHNTRPRNLQAAQPSAFKPPGRAPFALSDLQVGGRCKCNGHASRCRRDDTGRAVCVCKHHTAGPDCDVCEDFYFDRPWHRATPTNPNPCVACECNGHSNKCRFSMEVFQQSGRRSGGVCQKCRHHTAGRHCQYCQNGYTRNHKKPLSHRKACQPCQCHPVGAVGGWCNQTSGQCLCRRGVTGLRCNRCAPGYEQGKSPLQPCIRIPEVAPTPVYQPQYSIAEECVSYCQPSQVKVKMNLETYCRKNYVLKVQVKGMERSGPWWQFSILVQVVFRTGSHARIRRGSQSLWVPDRDLGCGCPALQVGRTVLLIGADEGEQPWVPEEKRLVADRSTLALQWQEHWSPKLRAFRGQDKRGRCPPKQANNHQRYRENPKPQSGYVPPHLLTEKDVEPHAANTHKTESTEVPHMFKVKSTEATLPSSSSPNPVCSTQNPS